The nucleotide sequence GGAATTATGAGTTTAGAAGTAATTCTTTACGCGATCGGAAGTATTTTCCCCTGGGGATTTTATCTCATTTATACCCAGCCGGATACCGGTAGAAATAAACGTGTCTTTTTTATAATATTCTTCGCATTACTTTTGGGTTGGATCTCCACAGAGTTGGTGCTTCGTGCCAGCGCTTGGATCTGGCCTGAAACCGAGATAAACGCAAAAACGGCAAAATCCATACTTTCTCAAACCGCATTTTTAGCGTTCGTAAAAGCGGGAATGATGGAAGAATTATGTAAATCCATTCTGATCGTAACCTTATCTCTCTCGTTGGCATATGATTGGAAAAGGAAGGAATTCCTTCCGGAAACATTTTTAGTGGGCGGGTTTGTTGCATTAGGTTTTGCCGGAATAGAAAATTACCATTATATTCTCACCGCAAAAGAAGACGATCGGATCCATACTTTCATTATTAGAACATTAAAATCTTCGAATGCACATTTGCTTATAAATCTTTGTTTTGCCCTCTGCCTGATCAAAAGTAACAAAAGGTTATTTTCCGAAAAATACTGGTACATCCTCTCCGGATTTTTGCTTGCGGTCGTACAACATGGGTTATTCGACTTTTTTGTGATCCCTGTGGGAAGGTTCGGACATTGGGCGGCGACAGCGCTCTTCGTAGGAATCTGGGTCTGGATCGTAAAAGACAGAAGAGTGTATATGAAAGAAGAAAAGATCCATAAAATATTGAATGAAGAACAGCCAAGACAAGACCTCGTCTCCCGATCGGTTCCTGAGATAATCCGTTGAAATACAAAGAAATCAGAGTTTCCATTCCGAAAGATTTTGCGGAAGAATTTTCCGCGTACTTGGACGAATGGAAGGTGGCGGGATATTACGAGATCCTATTCGATAGGGAAGAGGCTAGAAAACCCGGAGAAGAGATCATCTCCGACAATACTCCGATCAGAGTGTATTTAGCTGAAGACGATGCCGAGTCCGAAGCTAAGATCTGGATCTATTTGCAGACGGTTGCCCCGGAGAATTCTTTTGCCGAATCCAGATGGATAGAAACGAAAGAATACGAAGAAGCTTATAAGGAATTTTATAAACCGTTTTCTGTCGGAGTTTTCTGGGTAGTGCCCACCTGGGAAAAAGACGACTGGGAAAAAAACAAAATATTGGGGCAAAAAGATTCCGTCCCGGTGTATATCAACCCTGGACTTGCTTTCGGAACCGGGCATCATGAAACCACTCGTTTGGTTTTATCCAGGTTAGGCTCCATCGATCTGAAAGGAAAGAGGGTTGCAGACATAGGCACCGGTTCCGGGATCTTATCCGTGGCGGCGGCAAAATTGGAAGTTTCCAAAATTATAGCCGTGGATATAGATCCAAATGCAGTACGTTCTTCCACATTCAATCGGGACGAAAACGGCATATCGGATCAAGTTTTAGTAGTCGAAGAAGGTGGATTCGATCATCCTAAGATCCTTTCCGAAAAATTCGATCTATGTATGGCAAATATCACATTTGCAGTCTTGAAGGCAAACATGGAGAAAATCGCAAATCTTCATACGGATCATTTTTTATTCAGCGGTGTGATCACGGAAAGAAAGGAAGAGTTCCTGGAGCTTCTTCTTTCCCAAGTGGGAGGTAAATCCGTTTACGAGACCTCCTGGAATGGATGGGAGCTGATAGAGTGGACCCGCCAATCTATATGACGTTTTATTAATATTTTATATCGGAGAAAAAATGAAACATTACGACGTATTCGGGATAGGGAACGCACTTGTGGATATTCTGATCCCAACCGAAGATTCTTTTTTGCAGAAAATGGGCTGGAACAAAGGGATTATGACCCTAGTGGATGCGGAAGTCCAGGGTGGTGTACTTACCGCTTTAGACGGACATAAAAAAGAATTAAGATCGGGTGGAAGTGCCGCAAATACTATGATTGCACTCGCCAATTCAGGCGGTACGGGAACTTACACCGGAAAAGTTACCGAGGACACTTACGGAGAATTTTATAAACAAGATATGGAGAAAGCGGGGATCTTATTTGAAGTTCCTCCTTCCAAAGAAGGGCATACCGGAACCTGTGTGATATTAACCACACCCGATGCCGAAAGGACAATGCTTACTCACTTGGGAATTTCTTCCACATTGACCAAAGAGGACCTGGACCTGGAACGGCTGAAAGCTTCTTCTTATAGTTATGTGGAGGGGTATCTTTGGGACAGACCTTCCACCAAGGAAGCCTGTCTTCTTGCTATGGAAGAATCCAAAAAAGCGGGAGTAAAAGTGGCATTTACATTCAGCGACCCGTTTTGTGTGAACCGCTCCAGAGAGGACTTCTTAAAACTTACAAAAGAATATTGTGATTTAATTTTTTGTAATGCAGAGGAGGCAAAAGCATTAGCTGCCACCGAATCCAAGGAAGATGCCTTAAAATTTATCTCTTCACTTTGTAAGAATGTTATGATGACCGACAGCGCTAACGGTGCGTTCGTTTCCGTAAATGGAACGATCAGTCACGTAGGCGGATTTCCTGCTCAAAACTTATTAGATACCACAGGGGCAGGGGATTGTTTTGCGGCAGGTGTGTTATACGGACTCACTCACGGATTTTCTCTCGAGAATGCGGCAAGATGGGGAAACTATGTTGCCTCCAGGATCGTCCAAGAGATCGGGCCTAGACTTTCTGTCAGACTTATGGGAAGACAGGAAGAGATCCTCGGGAAGACACAGGGCTAAGAAGAGACGCAGAAGTTTTTTGCACACAGAGTCACTGAGACACGAAGGGGATGATATAAGAGTGTAGGAATTCTTACTCTAAATTCTCTGAGGTTTTGTGCCTCTGTGCGAACTTATGGACAAGAATAAGACAATGAGATCGTGCTCATGTTTCCGTTCTCAGGAACGGAAAACGTAAGCGGAGTTCCTACGATGGTATCGGGAAACCCGTCCACGTAGGAAGTATCCGACAGACAATATAATTTATGGGTTCCAGGGTTGATGTATTTGATCCTTGACGTTCCGCTTCTTGCAGGTGTTGCAGCTAACGGAAGTTTTGTGAGAATATCCGTTTCATTTTCCCTAAAAACGGCAAAATAATGTGTCAGATTTCCGGATCCGCCGGTGATTGCGAGTGAAGAAGCGCCGCTTGGATAGATCGTTCTGGATCTGGAAAGTATCCCCCCGCCTATATCCGATTGACCTGAATGTCTCGTTTTCCAATCGCTAATAGAGATCAATGTTGCAGCAGTACTTCCATCCGCCGCCTTAATGGAATGTACCATTAAGTTTTCTTTCAGGTTCATTCTAACTTCAAAGATGTAAGGCTCGAATCCGGGTTTAAAATCCATATCCGCCTCTCCCGCTTGGACGGAATAAAGAAGCGGAAACACTAAAGGATATCCTGATTTGTCGGTAGTTCCTGCCGCATACGCAAGCCTTGGAACTATATTAAATCCATAAACACCGTAGTTGTCAAAGAAGGTAACTTTGGTCAGGTCCACACCCGGAGAATTTCCCCAACCTGTCACTAAAGAACGAATATACGTTCCGGTGTAATAATACTGGCTTGGGAATCCGAGAGACGTTCCTGAAGTTGGATCGTTCGACGGATATTCCGCTCCTTCTCCGTTTAAGAATTGGATCATTTTAAATTCACCGTTCAAAGATCGACAAGTGTTTGCGTTTAAGGTATATGGTTGTGTACAATACACTTCTCTGTTTGGGGCGACATTGTCCCAGAAAGCTTTTGCAGCGACAGCTGTTCTGATCTGAGAAAGATTATTTAGACCGTCCTGGTATTTGGAAGAAATTCGGATCTCACCTATATCGATATAAATAGGTAGATTTGCCATTTTAGGAAGGGCGCTTAAATTGAAGGTAGGATCACCGGACGGATCCATGTATACATCACCAGTACCGTTATTATACTCGGTAAAATCCAAAGGACTGTCGGTTGCATACGTACCTTTGAGTAGAAGTAACATTCTACTATTAAAAAGAGTGCTGATTACGGGATTATCCGTGGCGTTTCCTTCCCAATCTCCTACCTTACAATCCGAAACGAGTGCGAACAAAAAGGAAGATAGAAATAGAAAACGATTCGTTTTGGAAATCATAAGAATACGCTCACCATTAAACCGAAATGGAAAAATTCTGTATCCACTTTATTGTAATAATACGGGTTATTCAACCTAGGATCTACAGTCGGACCTACGTAAGGATATTTAGTTTCCGCAGGAGAATTCAAATCCGATTCGAAAATTTTATTATAATCCAGTCGGATCCCGATCCGGATTTTTTTTCCTGCTACGAAACTTGCCTCAAATCCGGCGAATAATGTATCATTCCAGCGGGAAGTATTAGCGGGTCTGGCAACCACGTAGGTTTCTCCGAATCCCGCCTTGACCATAAAAGTAATCGGAAGTTCGAACGGAAGTTTATAACAAAGGGCGCTATATACCGGGATCGTCGTAAGAGCTCTTTCGGATCTGGACAAATAGTTGGAATAAGAAGCTCCTACTTCCACATAAAAGATCCAAGGCCAAGGAACTCTGTAAAAAAATCCACCACCTAAAGTTGTATCCAAATATCTCTGAGCTTCGGAACCGGGGAACGGGTTAGAAGCTCCTACCCAAGCGCCTATCTCCGGTTTTCTATTATCATAGAATGTAGGAAGTTCTTCTTCTAATTCCTCGTCGTCCGTGTTGTCTTTTTTGTCGGAGCGGGTAAGTCCTGAAGATGGAAGATTCCCTCCTGCTTGGGCTAGGATCAATTCACCATTTTTAAAACTGTTCCCGATCTTATTAAAATCCATAGGAGGAGAAACGGGATTTCCGCGCAGATATTTTATAGCTTTGTTATCTAATTGGTCCGGATAAGGGAAAGTTTGTACCCAGGGAAAAAGGAAAAATGCAATCGGAAGGAGTTTTTTCATCTGGGAACTCCGCCGTATTCTTTCCTGTTTTGGTACATACGATCAATTTGAGGAAAAGAATCGTAGTACGCTTTTAGAAAATACAATCCGTAAGGGGGTAGGGTGATCCCTGCGATGGTTCGATCTTTGGAAGAAAGTATTTTCAATATATTCGTCTCTTTGCGCTTCTCTATCGCTATTTCAAAAAGTGTTCCGGTCAGGATCCGGACCATATTATGGAGGAAACCGTTTGCCTTGATTCGTAAACGAAGAAGTCCGGGCTCTTCTTCACTTTCCAAAAGGCTCGCATCATAAATGACCCGAGTTGTGGTCCTACGGTTCCGCATGGAAGTGGCTTTTGCCAAACTTCTGAAGTCATGCTCCCCCTTTAGTAGTTCCAGTTCTTCTCTTAAGCGGGAAACGTCAATCCGATGTTGATACCAGAATGCCCTGTTTTTCCAAATAGGTCTAGGAAACCTTGCATTCACCAAAAGATATTCGTATTCTCTCGCCGTGCAGGAAAACTGAGAGTTGAAATTCAGGGGAACTTCCGCTATTTCATGGATTGCCAGACCCCGGTCGGTGAGTGCATTCATTCCGAGTAGGAACTTCGACAGATTGGGAATGGGGGAATCCGTCTTAAAATTTACGACCATGCCCCTTGCATGAACACCTGTATCCGTTCTTCCGGCTCCCCAGATCCGGGTTTGTTTTTTCAACAGAACTTCCAACGCTTTTTCTATTTCTTCCTGAACTGTGGGAGATTGTTTCTGGCTTTGGTATCCAAAAAAACATCCACCGTCGAATTCGATCAGCAAAGCATAGTTTCTAGGATCTTCAGTCATAGTTAGGAGAGGAAGCAGAATGAAACAAATAGGAGGAAGAAAAGAGAAACGTCTCTTATTTTTCTCCGCCCATTTCATCTATGATCTTATTGTACTCATCATAGAGTTCTTTGGCCATATCGATGATGACGGATGGTTTGGACTTGGACGCCTTACCGGAACCGTACAATCTAGAAAGAGTTCTTTTGGCTCGAATGAGAAGGTTCAGTTTGGAGGCAGCATCCGATGCGAGTTCGTCCTTGAACTTCATAGTAAGATAGGCGGAGAGATAAATGACTCCGTCAAATCCCCAGTTTTTGTCGGTATCCGGACCGAGTAGATAAGAAGCGGCATCCACAGGTTCGGAACCGGATTGCATGATCTCCATCGTTTCCGTGTACCAGCCTGCCGCTTTTTGGTACAGAAGGTCCCGGATCTTGTCGTAACCCATACCGGGAAATTCCGTATTCACATCATCGAAGTACCAGGCCCCACGAACAGCGCAGACCGCTTTTTTTGGTGTAGGAGCTACCGTGACTTTTCTGGATTGATAACATTCTATCGCTAAAAGATAAGAAGCAGCGCCCAGGATCAGATTTCTTTCTTGGTAGAAATCCGTAGGTCCCATAATGGATTCTATGTTTTTGCGTCGAACCTCTGCGGATTCTCGTAGTTTTGCGAGTTCATCCGCATCCAAGCTAGACCAGTCCTTGGGAAAGGCTGTATAAAGACAACGGGGGCAAACGTTTAAGACGTAATCATTCGGGGAAACCCTGCCGAATTTTTTGTTTTTTTCGTATAAGCGACGTAATTCCTGGGTAAGTTTGCCCGCGATCAGCCTTCCTCCCCCTTGGAACATACTTTCCCTTTGGTGTACCTCGCTACAAATAGGGCAGACCGTATCTTCCTTGTTCCGAAACGAGATTTTTTTGCCTTGGGCTAATGCAGTTGCTGTCATACGAAGAATTTCCGGAAAAATCGAGCCGGAAGCATCAATTCTCACCGTATTCTAACCGATAGACTAAGAAGAAAAGCACGATTTTCGGGTTGAACCCGATCTCCGCAGGGAGAAGCTAAGGAAAAGGTCCGCCAATGAAAAAACTTCTCGTTTTCATGATCGCGATGTTAGTCGCCCCAGTTCTATTACACGGCGAAGCCGTTTCTATGAAATCGTATAAGAAGCGGATAGAGCTCTTAACTTATTTAAGAGAGATAGAGCCTGTCGTAAGAAATTATCCGGGAGAAGTAAAAGCTTCCGGAACCGGTCAAACCCAAGCAGACGGGGAAAGACTCGCGAAGTATAAAGAACTAAAAAGATTGTACCAAGAAGGTCTTCTGTATTTTTTCGAAGGGAATTTCGTAAATTCGTATCGTAGATTTTTGGAGTCCCAACTTGGAATGGAACTTCTCTTGGAAGAACTTTCGCAAAGTTATGTGGAAAGAACGGAAGAGATCCTAAAAACCGCGATCGAAAAGAAAAATCCGAACAATCCTACGGATAGAGCACTTGTAGATATTTCCGTGGAATACGGAAAAAACAGTTATATCCGTGCGGATATTAAGGAGAATAGAGAAGCTCCTTTTACCCGCAGAATGTACAATCCGAGAGAATTCCATTATGTGGTGAATAAATACACCATCGAAAAAAATATGGAGTTAGGTTATCAGTTCTTGGGAGAAGCCAAGGAAGCTAGGAATAACGCACTTAAGATAGAAAAACATCTGGAGAAACACCAGAAACTTCAACCTGAGCATAGAAAACATCGTATCGAAATGTATTTGGGAGCGATCAATCTTTGCAGGGACGCAAGAGCGAATGCGATGAATATTTTCAAACTTAAGTATCCTTACGATAACTATTATCTGCAAAGATCCGATGCCAAGTCCGAAGAGACTCGCAACGAGATCGGAGAGGTTACACCTGGACAAGTTGTTTCCGTAGAAGGAGTCACTTACGATTTTTCTACAAACCCTCTGGTTCGTGCAGATAATAAAATGAGCCCTGTATTCGACAAAAGAATTCCTGATGATTATCGCAGAGACGCTGTGGATATTTTGGGCAGAATTTACGACGACGAGGTCGACAATAAGTTGTATCTTCGTTGGGATGCTGAGACTCGTAAAAAACTTCTGGGAGACAAACTACCTCCGGGAACTCAGAAAAGAAAACAAGCTGCAACCGAGCCTAATAAATAAGATTTTTCGATTCTTCTGAGTGGAAAAAAGGCCTGCTTCCAAACGAGGACAGGCCTTTTTTATTTCTGAAAACGCTATCTAGCTAAGGCGAACATTGTAAGTTATAAGAGAGGCTAAGTTTTTTTCACTCTAGACTTAGAGTCGCAAAGGGGAGAGATTTGATGAAGTTGTTTTCCTTATAAAAAGCTCTTTGCGTCTTTGCTGCTCTGGGTGGCAACGGTTTCTGAAACTTAATATTCCATCTAAAGGTCTCTCAAGAATTTGCTTTCCATGTTCGGAGAGGTACTAAAGCATAGTTCGCATGAATCCACTTAAGTTTATGGAAAGCCGTTTGGGCAGGTTTTCCCCTAAGTATCGCAAACTGGTATTACGAACCTATGTCGTTACATTAAGATTGGTACTTACGGTAGCGTTTCCCACTATGATCGCCGGGATTTTTTATGCACTTATCGGAAAGAGAGAAAAACAATATGCGGCTTTTCTAAAAGGTTCCAAAACTTGGGGACCGGTCGTGATCCGCATGACCAAAACGGATCTGATGATAAAGAATGAAATGGAGATCCCGGACAAGGGTCATATGATCTTCTTAAATCACGTAAACGAAATAGATTTTCCTTATGATTGTTTAGTGGTAAACAAACCGTATCTTGCAAACCAGGTGATCAAAAAAACTTTGGTAGCTTATTGGTGGATGAAGGCAATGGGATCTCAAGTTTTTGAGACCTCCAAGGCCGCTACGATCGCAGTTTCCGTTCGTAATTTATTAAAAGGACTTTCCACTACTTCTTATATAGTGTATCCGGAAGGTCATAATTCTTATTCAGAGGTCATCCAGCCTATGCAAAAAGGGATGATTAAACTCGCTTATGAGAATAAGATCCCTGTAGTGTTAGTGCTAAAATCCGGGATCACCGCCTACCAAACGGAACCTATGTATGCTAAAGTCGGCTACAAATTTATTGGAAGATACGAACCATGGACCCACGATACTTGGGAAAGTTTTAGGGATTTCCTATATGAAACCATGAGCAAGGAAAAGATCGCATTGGATTCCGAGATCGGGACTCTGCGTGAACCTGTCTCTTCCAAATCCAAGTGATCAAAAGACTACTCATCGCAAACAGGGGAGAGATCTCACTCCGTATCCAGAAGACCTGCAAAAAATTGGGTATCGAGACTGTAGCCGTGTATTCGGATGCGGACAAGGATGCACCTTTCGTAAAAGCAGCGGACTTCTCCTATTATTTAGGAGAGTCCGAACCTTCCAAATCTTATTTAGTAATTCCTAATATTCTAAAGGCCGTCCGTGAGACCGGAGCGGACGCAGTACATCCCGGTTACGGGTTCCTGTCCGAGAAGGCCGAATTTGCAAGAGAGCTTTCCAAGGCTGGAATTTCCTTTTTAGGACCTAAGCCTGAAACGGTGGACCTAATGGGAGATAAGATCCGTTCTCGTGCAGCCATGGAAAAGGCGGGAGTTCCTGTCGTTCCAGGATACGAAGGAGATTCCCAAGAACATACCGTATTACTAAAAGAAGCGGAGAGGATCGGATTTCCGATCATGATCAAAGCCAGCGCAGGCGGCGGCGGAAAAGGGATGAAACGTGTCTTTTCCAAAGAAGAATTTTTGCCTTCCTTAGAATCCGCCCAACGGGAAGCCGGGAACGCCTTCGGCGATCCTAGAGTGTTTTTAGAAAAGTATATTATAAATCCTAGACATATCGAGGTCCAGGTTTTCGGGGATTCTTCCGGAAAAGTGATCCATCTTTTCGAGAGAGAGTGTTCCATTCAGAGAAGGCATCAGAAAGTAGTGGAGGAATCTCCCGCACCGAACTTGTCTTCCGAGCTGAAACAAAAAATATGCGAAGTAGCAGTTAAGGCTGCTTCTTCCATCGGCTATTTGGGTGCAGGAACTGTGGAATTCATTTTGGGAGAAGACGGCGCATTCTACTTTTTGGAAATGAATACAAGACTCCAGGTCGAACATCCGGTTACCGAATCCGTAACCGGTTTCGATCTGGTAGAATGGCAGATTCGAATTGCAGAAGGTATAAGTATCGAAAAGTTTACCGGAGGAAAATCCCCTTCTCAAAGTGGACATGCGATCGAAGTCAGATTATATGCGGAAGATCCGGAGAATGAGTTCCTACCTTCTATCGGAAAAATAGAACTCGCCAAATTCCCCGAAATCCAGAATGTCCGAGTCGATTCTGGAGTAGTCACCGGCTCCGAAGTATCTCTCTATTACGATCCGATGCTCTCTAAGGTGATCGGGATCGGAAAAACAAGAGAAGAAGCGCGAAAAAATCTGATCGCGGGACTCGAGGAAACGATTATATTCGGGCCGATCACAAATCTGAATTATCTAAAAGCGATTTTGGAACATTCTGAATTTGTAAAGGGAAATACAGATACTCATTTTTTAGAAAAACATAAAATAGATTGGGAAGAATCCGGGGAAGAAAAAGAAGCTCTTATGAGAACAGCTTCCTTTTTGGCGAACCGTACAGTGAAAACTTCCTCCGTATGGGAGGCCGTCGGGCCGAACGGAGTTTGGGGAGAAATATCTTGAACCGTTTGTTCCGACTCCAATGGAAAGAAAAAGAATACGTTTTGGACCTGGGAGATTCTTCGTCCAGACTTTTCGGTCCTGAAAAAAAATGGGAGTCTCTTCTCACTCATTACTCTTGGACTAGGGAAGAGGACGGTTCTTATTCTTTACCGGATGGGAGTGTCGCATTACTTAGAAGCGGAAAACTTTTTATCCATACAAAAGGAAAAACATTCCAGTTTGTGATCAAAGGAAGAGAAACTTCGGATGCTCAGGCGGCGTCTTTAGAGATCAAAAGTCCTATGCCGGGCAAGATCATCAAGGTAGAAGTGAAATCAGGAGATTCCGTTCAAAAAGGACAAACTCTTGCGGTAGTGGAAGCAATGAAGATGGAGCATGCCTTGAAAGCAGGAACAGACGCTAAGGTCCAAGAAGTCCTCGCAGCGCCGGGAGATATTGTTTCCCAAGACCAGTTGTTGATCCGATTGGGTGAATAAAAAAATTCATTCCAAATCTACTGCTGAAAATTTTTCCGATACGGAAACATTTCAACATTGTTAAAAAAGTAATTCTTATTTCGAACAATTGCTATAATAATTTTAGAATCCGGTTCGTTTATGAGTTCGCGACCCTTGTTCTAAAGAAAGGGTTCCCGGAATAAATTTGACATCGCCTTAGACACTATTATAACTTGCGAATTCTATAAAAAATCCAGGTTACTGATGAAACATTTCCTCGTTCGCATTGGCTTGATCGCTATATTGGCCTTTGTCTATACACAAAGTATTTCCGCGGATCCAGGGCTCTTGGATGGTTGTGAAAAACCTCCTGAGAGAAAGGATCTACCATTCTATATCAGTCCTAAAAGACAGCTCTGTATAAAAGATTTGGAAAAGAAGAAGGAGGGTTGGTTTCCCACCGGACTTCCTCTTTTAAATTCGGATCCGAATACCGGAATAGGATATGGGATCCGCGTATTCCTTTTTAATAATGGAAAAAAAGAGGATCCTTTTTTCGAATACACCCCTTATAAGTTCAGGATTTACGCTCAATATTTTGATACTACCAAACAAAGGCAATTTCATGAAATCGCTTTCGATGCTCCTTACGTGTTTGAAACACAATGGAGATTGAGAGGCGGTTTGTTTTATGATTCCAACCCGAATACTTTATACTTCGGAATGGGAGAATCTTCTCTCCAAACCTTGAGTTACCAAGAACGAAATCAAGACGGCGGTCAGGTTCACACCAACGCAACTTTTGCGGATCAACAAAAGAATTTGGCGTATACAAGACCGGGTGGGCCGGGTGATCCGGTGGATATTAACGGAACCGTGTATAACGGATTTCCATCTCAAAATGGATTTAGAGTTACCGATTCATTATATAACCGTTACAATATAATTTCTCCGACTGCCAACTTAAGTGGAGAGAGATCATACGTCGGAGGAACGGTTCGTTTAGTAGCCGGTATGAGATTTTCGCAAAATATTGTGAAAACTTTCGACGGAACTTTGACAAACGGGAACGACCCGATCCTCGACGGTTTTCCTATGAGTTCCACCGGAAAAGCATTCAACGGCACCACTAAGCTCACAGAGGACAATACTGCCGGAAAAATTTTAGGATATAATGGAGGGGTAGTAAACTCTCTTCGTTTGGGAGTCGTCTATGATACACGGGATTTGGAACCGGATCCGAACCAAGGTGTATTCTTAGAGGCAACGTATGAAAAATCCGCAAAAACGATCGGGTCTAATTACGATTACTCTAAGTATTTTACTCAGGCGAAATTTTTCTGGAGTCCCTTTCCTAAAGTTTTCGATAAGTTAGTTCTTGCAGGTCGGGCCGGATTTTCGATTACTGAAGGCGACGCTCCGTTTTTCGAATATAGGAATATGTGGGGAACGGAAGGTGTGATCGCCGGATTGGGCGGACGTACTACATTAAGAGGTTATAAACAAGACCGCTTTGTGGGACGTGCAATGGGTTGGGGTAATCTCGAGGTGAGATGGAAATTCTATCAGGTCTCAGTGGCCGGCCAACATTTTGCCTTCAATTTAGTTCCATTCGTGGACTTCGGACGGGTTTGGGACGACGAGCATAAGGCAGGTCTCAAGGATTATAAATATTCCCGAGGTCTTGGACTTAGGATCGCTTGGAATCAGACAACGATTATCATGTTCGATTATGCGGTTTCAAAAGAAGACAAACAGTTATTCGTGAATTTTAACCACGCGTTTTAAGGAAAGAAGAGATGAGAAGAGTATTTTATATAATAAGATCATTATTTACCTTATTCGCGTTTTGTATATTCGCGATTGGTTGTGAAGAAAACTTGGATCGTAGTCCTTACGGATTTAGTGAAGAGGAAGATAACGATCTGATAGCCGGGGCGATTTTTTTCCAAAGTTTTACGAACAATGGTGATGGTACGACGACGGACAGCACAAGCGGTTTGATGTGGAAGACTTGTAGCCAAGGTCAGGTATTCAGCGGAGATGCAACGAACTTCGGTTGTAGAGGAGGTAGCGGAACGTTAGCCAATCCTAGTTCTTTTGGAGCAACGGAATTGCAGTATTGTAGCGTAGATCTACATTCTTGTAATACGCTTGGAATCCCTCAAACGCTAACGAACGTATCACCGATCGGAATATCAGGTAGTTCGGAAGCGTATGATTC is from Leptospira sp. WS58.C1 and encodes:
- a CDS encoding acetyl-CoA carboxylase biotin carboxyl carrier protein subunit — protein: MNRLFRLQWKEKEYVLDLGDSSSRLFGPEKKWESLLTHYSWTREEDGSYSLPDGSVALLRSGKLFIHTKGKTFQFVIKGRETSDAQAASLEIKSPMPGKIIKVEVKSGDSVQKGQTLAVVEAMKMEHALKAGTDAKVQEVLAAPGDIVSQDQLLIRLGE
- the omp85 gene encoding Omp85 family outer membrane protein, which codes for MKHFLVRIGLIAILAFVYTQSISADPGLLDGCEKPPERKDLPFYISPKRQLCIKDLEKKKEGWFPTGLPLLNSDPNTGIGYGIRVFLFNNGKKEDPFFEYTPYKFRIYAQYFDTTKQRQFHEIAFDAPYVFETQWRLRGGLFYDSNPNTLYFGMGESSLQTLSYQERNQDGGQVHTNATFADQQKNLAYTRPGGPGDPVDINGTVYNGFPSQNGFRVTDSLYNRYNIISPTANLSGERSYVGGTVRLVAGMRFSQNIVKTFDGTLTNGNDPILDGFPMSSTGKAFNGTTKLTEDNTAGKILGYNGGVVNSLRLGVVYDTRDLEPDPNQGVFLEATYEKSAKTIGSNYDYSKYFTQAKFFWSPFPKVFDKLVLAGRAGFSITEGDAPFFEYRNMWGTEGVIAGLGGRTTLRGYKQDRFVGRAMGWGNLEVRWKFYQVSVAGQHFAFNLVPFVDFGRVWDDEHKAGLKDYKYSRGLGLRIAWNQTTIIMFDYAVSKEDKQLFVNFNHAF
- the lsa25 gene encoding surface adhesin Lsa25 — protein: MRRVFYIIRSLFTLFAFCIFAIGCEENLDRSPYGFSEEEDNDLIAGAIFFQSFTNNGDGTTTDSTSGLMWKTCSQGQVFSGDATNFGCRGGSGTLANPSSFGATELQYCSVDLHSCNTLGIPQTLTNVSPIGISGSSEAYDSCATDTTGGHTDWRVASFLELKYLSSNSRNFMLLKFPDTIESFYWSSTANEQDVAGKTARAVSFSRDRFGEDESYSKTSRYFVRCVR
- a CDS encoding lysophospholipid acyltransferase family protein: MNPLKFMESRLGRFSPKYRKLVLRTYVVTLRLVLTVAFPTMIAGIFYALIGKREKQYAAFLKGSKTWGPVVIRMTKTDLMIKNEMEIPDKGHMIFLNHVNEIDFPYDCLVVNKPYLANQVIKKTLVAYWWMKAMGSQVFETSKAATIAVSVRNLLKGLSTTSYIVYPEGHNSYSEVIQPMQKGMIKLAYENKIPVVLVLKSGITAYQTEPMYAKVGYKFIGRYEPWTHDTWESFRDFLYETMSKEKIALDSEIGTLREPVSSKSK
- a CDS encoding acetyl/propionyl/methylcrotonyl-CoA carboxylase subunit alpha; this translates as MIKRLLIANRGEISLRIQKTCKKLGIETVAVYSDADKDAPFVKAADFSYYLGESEPSKSYLVIPNILKAVRETGADAVHPGYGFLSEKAEFARELSKAGISFLGPKPETVDLMGDKIRSRAAMEKAGVPVVPGYEGDSQEHTVLLKEAERIGFPIMIKASAGGGGKGMKRVFSKEEFLPSLESAQREAGNAFGDPRVFLEKYIINPRHIEVQVFGDSSGKVIHLFERECSIQRRHQKVVEESPAPNLSSELKQKICEVAVKAASSIGYLGAGTVEFILGEDGAFYFLEMNTRLQVEHPVTESVTGFDLVEWQIRIAEGISIEKFTGGKSPSQSGHAIEVRLYAEDPENEFLPSIGKIELAKFPEIQNVRVDSGVVTGSEVSLYYDPMLSKVIGIGKTREEARKNLIAGLEETIIFGPITNLNYLKAILEHSEFVKGNTDTHFLEKHKIDWEESGEEKEALMRTASFLANRTVKTSSVWEAVGPNGVWGEIS